The following are from one region of the Variovorax sp. V213 genome:
- a CDS encoding AI-2E family transporter: MSDEKKTADEAPAAQEPPQAVEPPPEQPLQPVPEPPREASAPEAEAEPEPEPERVLLHMPVDVRSASLAVLAVLASVFALQWGQAVFIPLMLSLLLTYALSPLVERLHRWRLPRWIGAAVILAGLFGGLGWTGYSLSGSAAQLVDSLPIAAQKLGQAMRRSKGASATPLESVQQAAAQLEKAAEENSARVAARKGVARVVIERPSFNVRDYLLSGTVGLVAAMGQLTLVAFLTYFALCSGDTFRRKLIKITGPSLQKKKVTVHVLDDITRNIERYLLVQILISALVGVTTGVAFWAIGVENAAVWGIIAGVTNLIPYIGSVIVLVAAGLVAFLQFNSLEMGILVGGVSLAIHTLIGNLLLPWLTSRTSRMNPVAVFVGVIFWGWLWGVWGLLLGIPITMVIKSICDRVEDLQPIGELLGE, encoded by the coding sequence ATGAGCGACGAAAAGAAAACGGCCGACGAGGCCCCGGCGGCGCAGGAACCTCCACAGGCCGTGGAGCCTCCGCCGGAGCAGCCCCTCCAGCCCGTGCCGGAGCCGCCGCGGGAAGCCAGCGCCCCGGAAGCGGAAGCGGAGCCCGAGCCAGAGCCCGAACGCGTGCTGCTGCACATGCCGGTGGACGTGCGCAGCGCATCGCTGGCGGTGCTCGCCGTGCTGGCCAGCGTCTTCGCGCTGCAATGGGGCCAGGCCGTGTTCATCCCGCTGATGCTGAGCCTGTTGCTGACCTACGCGCTGTCGCCGCTGGTCGAGCGGCTGCACCGCTGGAGGCTGCCGCGCTGGATCGGCGCAGCGGTGATCCTTGCCGGGCTGTTCGGCGGCCTGGGCTGGACCGGCTACTCGCTCTCGGGCAGCGCCGCGCAACTGGTCGACTCGCTGCCCATCGCGGCCCAGAAACTGGGGCAGGCCATGCGCAGGAGCAAGGGCGCCAGCGCCACGCCGCTCGAAAGCGTGCAGCAGGCGGCAGCGCAACTTGAAAAGGCGGCCGAGGAAAACTCCGCGCGCGTCGCGGCCCGCAAGGGCGTGGCGCGCGTCGTCATCGAGCGGCCGTCCTTCAATGTGCGCGACTATCTTCTGAGCGGCACCGTCGGCCTGGTGGCGGCGATGGGGCAGCTCACGCTGGTCGCCTTCCTGACCTACTTCGCGCTGTGTTCCGGCGACACCTTCCGGCGCAAGCTGATCAAGATCACCGGGCCGAGCCTGCAGAAGAAAAAGGTCACCGTGCATGTGCTCGACGACATCACCCGCAACATCGAGCGCTACCTGCTGGTGCAAATCCTGATCAGCGCGCTGGTGGGCGTGACGACGGGCGTCGCCTTCTGGGCCATCGGAGTCGAGAACGCCGCCGTGTGGGGAATCATCGCGGGCGTGACCAACCTCATCCCCTACATCGGCTCGGTGATCGTGCTGGTGGCTGCGGGGCTGGTGGCCTTCCTGCAGTTCAACAGCCTGGAGATGGGCATTTTGGTGGGCGGCGTGTCGCTCGCCATCCACACGCTGATCGGCAACCTGCTGTTGCCCTGGCTCACCAGCCGCACCAGCCGGATGAACCCGGTGGCCGTGTTCGTCGGCGTGATCTTCTGGGGCTGGCTGTGGGGAGTCTGGGGGCTGCTGCTGGGCATTCCCATCACCATGGTGATCAAGTCGATCTGCGACCGGGTCGAAGACCTGCAGCCGATTGGCGAGTTGCTGGGGGAGTAG
- a CDS encoding LytR/AlgR family response regulator transcription factor yields MTLKTLIVDDEALARSRLRTLLRDCRSPGAEVVAEAAQGAEALQHLESMALDLVLLDVHMPGVDGIEVARALRSQADAPAVVFVTAHATHAVTAFDLDAVDYLTKPVRAERLQQALQKAERFLKERRALQANALQESVLIQDRGRAERVPLSEVLYLKSEYKYLTVRTASRSHILDGSLNEFEERYPGRFLRVHRNALVARSAIRALEKYDDGEDAEGWALRLDAIPEPVAVSRRQLAAVREVLKEPR; encoded by the coding sequence ATGACTCTCAAGACCCTGATCGTCGACGACGAAGCCCTGGCCCGCTCGCGCCTGCGAACCCTGCTGCGCGACTGCCGGTCGCCCGGTGCCGAGGTGGTGGCCGAGGCCGCGCAGGGCGCCGAGGCGCTGCAGCACCTGGAGAGCATGGCGCTCGACCTGGTGCTGCTCGACGTGCACATGCCCGGCGTCGACGGCATCGAAGTGGCGCGCGCCCTGCGCAGCCAGGCCGATGCGCCGGCCGTGGTGTTCGTGACCGCCCATGCGACCCATGCGGTGACGGCTTTCGACCTCGACGCGGTCGACTACCTCACCAAGCCGGTGCGGGCCGAGCGCCTGCAGCAGGCGCTGCAGAAGGCCGAGCGCTTTCTCAAGGAGCGGCGCGCGCTGCAGGCCAACGCCCTGCAGGAAAGCGTGCTCATCCAGGACCGCGGCCGCGCCGAGCGGGTGCCGCTGTCCGAGGTGCTCTACCTGAAATCGGAGTACAAGTACCTCACGGTACGCACCGCCTCGCGCAGCCACATCCTGGACGGTTCGCTGAATGAATTCGAGGAGCGGTATCCGGGACGCTTCCTGCGGGTGCACCGCAATGCCCTGGTGGCACGCTCGGCCATCCGCGCGCTCGAGAAATACGACGACGGGGAAGACGCCGAAGGCTGGGCGCTGCGGCTCGACGCGATCCCCGAACCCGTCGCGGTGTCGCGGCGGCAACTGGCTGCAGTGCGCGAAGTGCTGAAGGAGCCGCGATGA
- a CDS encoding LysR family transcriptional regulator: protein MQSIRNTLEKTLNLDQLKSFGLVIETGSFSAAAERLGLTQPAVSLQIRQLERKLAVRLVERVGKRAKATPAGAELLRHIHHIETAVENAIDALADHASGVTGRVRLGTGATACLYFLPALLRGLREQFPALGIVVSTGNTDDHVRRVEENSIDLALVTLPAAGRSLSVVPVLDDEFVAIGRSDLAPLKARVAPAELAALSLVLFEPAANTRKLVDRWFAAEGLQPQPVMELGSVEAMKEMVAAGLGYGIVPRMAMAGRGAHPGLKISQLNPRMHRTLAVVIRRDKPVNKALRVVLDAIVAAGRKAKAGPVTGPKK from the coding sequence ATGCAAAGCATAAGAAATACTTTGGAAAAGACACTCAACCTCGACCAGCTGAAATCGTTCGGGCTGGTGATCGAAACCGGCAGCTTCTCGGCCGCGGCCGAGCGGCTCGGCCTCACGCAGCCCGCGGTGAGCCTGCAGATCCGCCAGCTGGAGCGCAAGCTGGCGGTGCGCCTGGTCGAACGGGTCGGCAAGCGCGCCAAAGCCACGCCGGCCGGTGCCGAACTGCTGCGGCACATCCACCACATCGAGACGGCGGTGGAGAACGCCATCGACGCACTGGCCGACCACGCCAGCGGCGTGACGGGCCGGGTCCGGCTTGGCACCGGCGCAACGGCCTGCCTTTATTTCTTGCCGGCCCTGCTGCGCGGCCTGCGCGAGCAGTTTCCGGCGCTCGGCATCGTGGTGAGCACCGGCAACACCGACGACCACGTGCGCAGGGTGGAAGAAAACAGCATCGACCTTGCACTGGTCACGCTGCCGGCCGCGGGGCGCTCGCTGAGCGTGGTGCCGGTGCTCGACGACGAATTCGTCGCCATCGGCCGCAGCGATCTCGCGCCGCTGAAGGCGCGCGTGGCGCCCGCCGAACTGGCCGCCTTGTCGCTGGTGCTGTTCGAGCCCGCGGCCAATACGCGCAAGCTGGTCGACCGCTGGTTCGCGGCCGAAGGCTTGCAGCCGCAGCCCGTCATGGAGCTGGGCAGCGTCGAGGCCATGAAGGAGATGGTGGCCGCGGGGCTGGGCTACGGCATCGTGCCGCGCATGGCCATGGCGGGCCGCGGGGCCCACCCTGGCTTGAAGATCAGCCAGCTGAACCCGCGCATGCACCGCACGCTGGCCGTGGTCATCCGGCGCGACAAGCCGGTCAACAAGGCCCTGCGCGTGGTGCTCGACGCGATCGTCGCTGCCGGCAGGAAGGCCAAGGCCGGTCCGGTTACCGGGCCGAAGAAGTAG
- the argH gene encoding argininosuccinate lyase, with the protein MTQNQLDKKSEAWSALFSEPMSDLVKRYTASVFFDKRLWQADIEGSLAHAGMLAAQGIIAKQDHAEIERGMAQIRSEIESGAFEWKLDLEDVHLNIEARLTQLVGDAGKRLHTGRSRNDQVATDVRLWLRGEIDLIAELLVALQVSLVDIAEKNVEVILPGFTHLQVAQPVSFGHHMLAYVEMFSRDAERLQDVRKRVNRLPLGAAALAGTSYPLDRELVAKTLKMDGVCQNSLDAVSDRDFAIEFTAAASLCMVHISRMSEELILWMSQNFGFIQIADRFTTGSSIMPQKKNPDVPELARGKTGRVVGHLMALITLMKGQPLAYNKDNQEDKEPLFDTVDTLKDTLRIFAEMIGGITVKPEAMEAAALRGYATATDLADYLVKKGLPFRDAHETVAHAVKAATSHKVDLAELPLAVLQQFNPKIEKDVYDVLSLRGSLNARNVLGGTAPAQVKAQIARHRARLA; encoded by the coding sequence ATGACTCAAAACCAACTCGACAAGAAATCCGAAGCCTGGTCGGCCCTGTTCTCCGAACCCATGAGCGACCTCGTGAAGCGCTACACCGCGAGCGTGTTCTTCGACAAGCGTCTGTGGCAGGCCGACATCGAGGGTTCTCTGGCGCATGCCGGCATGCTGGCCGCCCAGGGCATCATCGCCAAGCAGGACCACGCCGAGATCGAGCGTGGGATGGCGCAGATTCGCAGCGAAATCGAATCGGGTGCCTTCGAGTGGAAACTCGACCTGGAGGACGTGCACCTGAACATCGAGGCCCGGCTGACCCAGCTCGTGGGCGACGCCGGCAAGCGCCTGCACACCGGCCGCAGCCGCAACGACCAGGTCGCCACCGACGTGCGCCTGTGGCTGCGGGGCGAAATCGACCTGATTGCCGAACTGCTGGTCGCGCTGCAGGTGTCGCTGGTGGACATTGCCGAGAAGAACGTCGAGGTCATATTGCCCGGCTTCACGCACCTGCAGGTGGCGCAGCCGGTGAGCTTTGGCCACCATATGCTGGCCTACGTCGAAATGTTCAGCCGCGACGCCGAGCGCCTGCAGGACGTGCGCAAGCGCGTCAACCGCCTGCCGCTGGGCGCCGCCGCGTTGGCCGGCACCAGCTATCCGCTGGACCGCGAACTGGTCGCCAAGACCCTGAAGATGGACGGCGTGTGCCAGAACAGCCTGGACGCCGTGAGCGACCGCGACTTTGCCATCGAGTTCACCGCCGCCGCCAGCCTGTGCATGGTGCACATCAGCCGCATGAGCGAAGAACTCATTCTGTGGATGAGCCAGAACTTCGGCTTCATCCAGATCGCCGACCGCTTCACGACCGGCTCTTCGATCATGCCGCAGAAGAAGAACCCCGACGTGCCCGAACTCGCGCGCGGCAAGACCGGCCGCGTGGTCGGCCACCTGATGGCGCTCATCACGCTGATGAAGGGCCAGCCGCTGGCCTACAACAAGGACAACCAGGAAGACAAGGAGCCGCTGTTCGACACCGTCGACACGCTCAAGGACACCCTGCGCATCTTCGCCGAGATGATCGGCGGCATCACCGTGAAGCCCGAGGCCATGGAAGCCGCCGCCCTGCGCGGCTACGCCACCGCCACCGACCTGGCCGACTACCTCGTGAAGAAGGGCCTGCCCTTCCGCGACGCGCACGAAACCGTGGCCCATGCGGTGAAGGCCGCCACCTCGCACAAGGTCGACCTCGCCGAGCTGCCGCTGGCCGTGCTGCAGCAGTTCAACCCGAAGATCGAGAAGGACGTGTACGACGTGCTGAGCCTGCGCGGCTCGCTCAATGCGCGCAACGTTCTCGGCGGCACCGCGCCGGCGCAGGTAAAAGCGCAAATCGCGCGCCACCGCGCAAGATTGGCATGA
- a CDS encoding rhomboid family intramembrane serine protease translates to MFYAIPLENKPSWRNPPWMTVLLILVNMIVFWGPQRSEEKADERAAHYYAHSVLPELELPPFVAWLEETRSPRAKTARRLLAHEETGLLLDDMQHEKAFLQKLRADAVVTPAHPRYAEWKRDRQQYESMRPAPFTERWAQDYTKDAEFKPWTWVTAAFLHGSTGHLLGNMLFLFLFGFSVELALGRGTYLSFYILGAVGASMLADWAYAGKGSYGLGASGAVSALMGMYAVMYRLRRIRFFYQLFFYFNYVTAPALLLLPAWIANELLQHLVGGQGIAYMAHLGGLLAGATLMACAMALGRVKTPETVASEQSADNGDFDRHVAAARRLGAAMKFEAATAEWRAAAALRPGDTDTLRAWFNTARLQPAGEDFHQAARRIFRLPATDPDTLALQHASYTTYLDQAKPGARLKPDDMARLARRFTRVRQFQDADKLCRVLLKTAPDHPELADTLSVCANGLLHAGERDMAVGWLPHLLRIAPNDMVTRALERA, encoded by the coding sequence TTGTTCTACGCCATCCCGCTCGAAAACAAACCGAGCTGGCGCAATCCACCGTGGATGACGGTGCTGCTGATCCTCGTGAACATGATCGTGTTCTGGGGCCCGCAGCGCAGCGAAGAAAAGGCCGACGAACGCGCGGCCCACTACTACGCGCACAGCGTGCTGCCCGAACTGGAGCTGCCGCCCTTCGTGGCCTGGCTCGAGGAAACGCGCTCGCCCCGCGCCAAGACCGCCCGGCGGCTGCTGGCGCATGAGGAAACAGGGCTGCTGCTCGACGACATGCAGCATGAGAAGGCGTTCCTGCAGAAACTGCGGGCCGACGCCGTCGTCACGCCCGCCCATCCGCGCTACGCCGAGTGGAAGCGCGACCGCCAGCAGTACGAATCGATGCGGCCCGCGCCGTTTACCGAACGCTGGGCGCAGGACTACACAAAGGACGCCGAATTCAAGCCCTGGACCTGGGTCACCGCGGCCTTCCTGCATGGCAGCACCGGGCACCTGCTGGGCAACATGCTGTTCCTCTTCCTGTTCGGGTTCTCGGTCGAGCTGGCGCTGGGCCGCGGCACCTACCTGAGCTTCTACATCCTGGGCGCGGTGGGCGCGTCGATGCTGGCCGACTGGGCCTATGCGGGCAAGGGCAGCTACGGCCTCGGCGCTTCGGGTGCGGTGTCGGCGCTGATGGGCATGTACGCCGTGATGTACCGGCTGCGGCGCATCCGGTTCTTCTACCAGCTCTTCTTCTATTTCAACTACGTCACCGCGCCGGCCCTGCTGTTGCTGCCGGCATGGATTGCCAACGAACTGCTCCAGCATCTGGTGGGCGGCCAGGGCATTGCCTACATGGCGCACCTGGGTGGTCTTCTGGCGGGCGCCACGCTCATGGCCTGCGCCATGGCCCTGGGCCGGGTGAAGACGCCGGAGACGGTGGCCTCCGAACAATCGGCCGACAACGGCGACTTCGACCGGCACGTGGCCGCGGCGCGCCGGCTGGGCGCTGCCATGAAGTTCGAGGCCGCCACGGCCGAATGGCGTGCCGCCGCCGCACTGCGACCCGGCGACACCGACACGCTGCGCGCCTGGTTCAACACCGCGCGGCTGCAGCCCGCGGGCGAAGACTTCCACCAGGCCGCGCGCCGCATCTTCCGCCTGCCGGCCACCGATCCGGACACGCTGGCCCTGCAACACGCCAGCTACACCACCTACCTCGACCAGGCCAAGCCGGGCGCCCGGCTCAAGCCCGACGACATGGCCCGCCTGGCGCGCCGCTTCACGCGCGTGCGCCAGTTCCAGGATGCCGACAAGCTGTGCCGCGTGCTGCTGAAGACCGCGCCCGACCATCCCGAGCTGGCCGACACGCTGTCGGTCTGCGCCAACGGCCTGCTGCATGCCGGCGAGCGCGACATGGCCGTCGGATGGCTGCCGCACCTGCTGCGGATCGCGCCCAACGACATGGTGACGCGCGCCCTCGAGCGCGCCTAG
- a CDS encoding DUF3455 domain-containing protein encodes MTIRILTALAAAAGLAACSGMGAKPPVYSQAALPDSVKVPAGHAVAMETVGAGDITYECQAKAGMPGQHEWVFIGPDARLMDRSGKQVGRYYGPPATWESMDGSKVTATQVAVAPNGSGNIPHQLVKANPAMGTGAMQGVSYIQRVSTQGGVAPAAACDASAMGRKRVVKYQADYIFYRAI; translated from the coding sequence ATGACCATCCGCATCCTGACCGCGCTCGCCGCCGCCGCTGGCCTTGCCGCCTGTTCCGGCATGGGGGCGAAGCCCCCGGTGTATTCCCAGGCCGCCCTGCCCGACTCGGTGAAAGTGCCGGCCGGCCACGCCGTGGCCATGGAGACCGTGGGCGCCGGCGACATCACTTACGAATGCCAGGCCAAGGCCGGCATGCCCGGCCAGCACGAATGGGTCTTCATCGGCCCCGACGCCAGGCTGATGGACCGCAGCGGCAAGCAGGTGGGCAGGTACTACGGACCGCCCGCCACCTGGGAGAGCATGGATGGCTCCAAGGTCACGGCCACGCAGGTGGCGGTCGCGCCCAACGGCAGCGGCAACATCCCGCACCAGCTGGTAAAGGCGAACCCGGCCATGGGCACGGGTGCCATGCAGGGCGTGAGCTACATCCAGCGCGTGTCCACGCAGGGCGGCGTGGCGCCGGCCGCGGCCTGCGACGCCTCGGCCATGGGCCGCAAGCGGGTGGTGAAGTACCAGGCCGACTACATCTTCTACCGCGCCATCTGA
- a CDS encoding sensor histidine kinase, with protein MGWLPNVSVMRNPAILSATSTSPPPAPPERGRLPARGSPGLFDACQIGVVLRTVLFVEALVATATLFVSSSPAGWLVQTATVTGGALPATLLWLVAACGLKKPLGRLPRQAQYAAGAALGAVSSLYGCGLLRLTGVLGTAPWLASAVAGAFIAGLVMAAMVLRARGQTPAAMTARLEELQSRIQPHFLFNTLNSAIALVREEPAKAETMLEDLAELFRQALADPGESGTLADEIALAERYLAIEQVRFGDRLRIRWDLDAAASNARLPPLLLQPLVENAIKHGVEPSPEGAKLRIRTERRGSVVVIEVVNSLPPLRWADEPLPRGHGIALANVRDRLRLLHDMQMQFSAGMDQKNYRVRIAIPAEP; from the coding sequence ATGGGTTGGTTACCCAATGTATCTGTGATGCGCAACCCGGCGATTTTATCGGCCACCTCCACCTCCCCGCCTCCGGCCCCGCCGGAAAGAGGGCGTTTGCCCGCGCGCGGCAGCCCCGGGCTGTTCGACGCCTGCCAGATCGGGGTGGTTTTGCGCACGGTGCTCTTCGTGGAAGCGCTGGTCGCGACCGCCACGCTGTTCGTGTCTTCCTCCCCCGCGGGATGGCTGGTGCAGACCGCCACCGTCACGGGCGGCGCCTTGCCTGCCACCTTGCTGTGGCTGGTGGCCGCCTGCGGGCTCAAGAAGCCGCTCGGGCGCCTGCCCCGGCAGGCGCAGTACGCGGCCGGTGCCGCGCTCGGTGCCGTGTCCTCGCTTTACGGCTGCGGGCTGCTGCGGCTCACCGGCGTTCTTGGCACGGCGCCGTGGCTCGCCAGCGCCGTGGCGGGCGCCTTCATTGCGGGCCTGGTCATGGCCGCGATGGTGCTGCGGGCGCGCGGCCAGACGCCGGCCGCCATGACGGCCCGGCTGGAGGAGTTGCAGTCGCGCATCCAGCCGCACTTTCTGTTCAACACGCTCAACAGCGCCATTGCCCTGGTGCGCGAGGAGCCGGCCAAGGCCGAGACCATGCTGGAAGACCTGGCCGAGCTGTTTCGCCAGGCGCTGGCCGACCCGGGCGAATCCGGCACGCTGGCCGACGAAATCGCGCTGGCCGAGCGCTACCTGGCCATCGAGCAGGTGCGTTTCGGCGACCGCCTGCGCATCCGCTGGGACCTCGATGCCGCCGCCAGCAACGCCCGGCTGCCGCCGCTGCTGCTGCAGCCGCTGGTGGAAAACGCCATCAAGCACGGCGTGGAGCCCAGCCCCGAAGGCGCCAAGCTGCGCATCCGCACCGAGCGCCGCGGCAGCGTGGTGGTGATCGAAGTGGTCAACAGCCTGCCGCCCCTGCGCTGGGCCGACGAGCCCCTGCCGCGCGGCCACGGCATTGCGCTGGCCAACGTGCGCGACCGGTTGCGGCTGCTGCACGACATGCAGATGCAGTTCAGCGCCGGCATGGACCAGAAGAACTACCGCGTACGTATTGCCATTCCCGCCGAACCATGA
- a CDS encoding N-acetyltransferase family protein, translating to MLSPTLASATLEILDAGPHHMPAVQAIYSHYVLHDLCSFEEEVPTAPQMQSRRAGVLAHGLPYLVAIKDGEVVGYAYASPYRSRSAYRHTVEDSIYVARDMQGHGIGKALLQEVIRRCTDGGFTQMVAVVGNSANAGSQRVHQRLGFETVGVLRNVGFKFGQWVDTVLMQRALR from the coding sequence ATGCTCTCACCCACTCTTGCTTCCGCCACCCTTGAAATCCTCGATGCCGGACCGCACCACATGCCGGCCGTGCAGGCCATCTACAGCCACTACGTGCTGCACGACCTGTGCTCCTTCGAGGAAGAGGTGCCCACCGCCCCGCAGATGCAATCACGGCGCGCCGGCGTGCTTGCGCACGGCCTTCCCTATCTGGTGGCCATCAAGGATGGCGAGGTGGTCGGCTATGCCTATGCGAGCCCCTACCGCAGCCGCTCGGCCTATCGCCACACGGTGGAAGATTCGATCTACGTCGCAAGAGACATGCAGGGCCACGGCATCGGCAAGGCGTTGCTCCAGGAGGTAATCCGCCGCTGCACCGACGGCGGCTTCACGCAGATGGTGGCGGTGGTCGGAAACAGCGCCAACGCCGGTTCGCAGCGTGTGCACCAGCGCCTCGGCTTCGAGACGGTGGGCGTGCTGCGCAACGTCGGCTTCAAGTTCGGGCAGTGGGTCGATACCGTGCTCATGCAACGTGCGCTGCGCTGA
- a CDS encoding tol-pal system YbgF family protein has translation MLANDPLPPPPPFWHRLNSFFAFPFQLRPLMYGLVLAFCSLLFEVLPFVHPGLSLLLIELGIVLAASRYGFKVTALGSRGIWRSADFPRELNEDWVNLPWKLFAISVVQGALIGWLAWFEPVLGTVALFVVSFTFPAAVIVLVQSGSFFQAMNPGHVMDAMRIIGWPYALLCFFLFLLSTGAQIAIGVLLPMIDGVIVLPIANFAFIYFGWVMASLLGYVMYQHHDAFGIDLLPGGGVDDGAPVDRRTPEQIAAQRTDAEVAQLVTEGDLAGALGVAYEAQRVAPADDLAAQRRYHRVLLLAPDKAATLLDHAHRYIPLLLRRDLASEALKVFRACREKDKAFAVDDAPTVMALAKAEWRNGDAHAALALLSGFDRRFRGHAAIPQAYELAARVLVQGLGRTDMAQPILTTLESRFPDSEQTQEVRWLLRPTTS, from the coding sequence ATGCTCGCCAACGACCCGCTGCCGCCTCCGCCGCCTTTTTGGCACCGCCTCAACAGCTTCTTCGCGTTTCCGTTCCAGCTGCGGCCGTTGATGTATGGCCTGGTGCTTGCGTTCTGCAGCCTGCTGTTCGAGGTTCTTCCCTTTGTGCATCCCGGGTTGTCGCTGCTGCTGATCGAGCTGGGCATCGTGCTCGCGGCCAGCCGCTATGGCTTCAAAGTGACCGCGCTCGGTTCGCGCGGCATCTGGCGCTCGGCCGATTTTCCGCGCGAGCTCAACGAGGACTGGGTCAACCTGCCGTGGAAGCTGTTCGCCATCTCGGTGGTGCAGGGCGCGCTGATCGGCTGGCTGGCATGGTTCGAGCCGGTGCTCGGCACCGTGGCGCTGTTCGTCGTGTCGTTCACCTTTCCGGCGGCGGTGATCGTGCTGGTGCAGTCGGGCAGCTTCTTCCAGGCCATGAACCCGGGCCACGTGATGGATGCGATGCGCATCATTGGCTGGCCTTATGCACTGCTGTGCTTCTTCCTGTTCTTGCTGAGCACCGGGGCGCAGATCGCCATCGGCGTGCTGCTGCCGATGATCGACGGCGTCATCGTGCTGCCGATCGCCAATTTCGCGTTCATCTACTTCGGCTGGGTGATGGCGAGCCTGCTGGGCTACGTGATGTACCAGCACCACGACGCCTTCGGCATCGACCTCTTGCCCGGCGGCGGCGTGGACGACGGCGCGCCGGTGGACCGCCGCACGCCCGAGCAGATTGCCGCGCAGCGCACCGATGCCGAAGTGGCGCAACTGGTCACCGAAGGCGACCTGGCCGGCGCGCTGGGCGTGGCCTACGAGGCGCAGCGCGTGGCACCGGCCGACGACCTGGCGGCGCAGCGCCGCTACCACCGCGTGCTGCTGCTCGCGCCCGACAAGGCGGCCACCTTGCTCGACCATGCGCACCGCTACATTCCGCTGCTGCTGCGGCGCGACCTGGCGTCCGAGGCGCTCAAGGTCTTCAGGGCCTGCCGCGAGAAGGACAAGGCTTTTGCGGTCGACGACGCGCCCACGGTCATGGCGCTGGCAAAAGCCGAATGGCGCAACGGCGATGCGCATGCCGCGCTGGCGCTGCTGTCGGGCTTCGACCGGCGGTTTCGCGGGCATGCGGCCATTCCGCAAGCCTATGAACTGGCGGCCCGGGTGCTGGTGCAGGGGCTGGGCCGCACCGACATGGCGCAGCCGATCCTGACGACGCTCGAATCGCGCTTTCCCGACAGCGAGCAGACGCAGGAAGTACGCTGGCTGCTGCGGCCCACGACCTCCTGA
- a CDS encoding MFS transporter → MMNSPSSNPCVDDLVHEPAEVTRSTRSAWLAVGSIAVGTFAMVSTEFMPIGLLTDIARGLHVSDGTAGLMITMPGVLAAFAGPALIVASGRLDRRTVLIALTTLLIASNLLAAFAPNFATMLVARLMLGLCVGGFWTFAPAAATQLVPDASKARAMSLVLAGVSAATVLGVPAGSFLGTLFGWRASFAVTGALAALVLVVQLWLLPAIPPVRAIGARDLLTPLTRRMAQVGLLAVLFFIAGHFAAYTYLKPLLQQVFGLAPNSVSTLLLMYGAVGFIGTFIGGSLMARSVRGTTLLAALMLATALLLSTVIGSGFAAGAVVVFIWGVAFGLIPVALTGWMMEAVPDAPEAGQALLVSGFQVAIASGALIGGITVDNYGISSAMVLSGVLVLIAALIVATLGRARGGAALATSSAR, encoded by the coding sequence ATGATGAATTCACCCAGCAGCAACCCCTGCGTCGACGATCTCGTGCACGAGCCGGCCGAGGTCACCCGCTCAACCCGTTCCGCCTGGCTGGCCGTCGGCTCGATTGCCGTGGGCACCTTCGCGATGGTGTCGACCGAGTTCATGCCCATCGGCCTCTTGACCGACATCGCGCGCGGCCTCCACGTGTCCGACGGCACCGCCGGCCTGATGATCACCATGCCCGGCGTGCTGGCCGCCTTCGCGGGGCCGGCGCTGATCGTCGCCTCGGGCCGCCTCGACCGCCGCACCGTGCTGATCGCGCTCACCACGCTTCTGATCGCCTCGAATCTGCTCGCCGCCTTTGCGCCCAACTTTGCCACCATGCTGGTCGCGCGCCTGATGCTCGGCCTGTGCGTCGGCGGCTTCTGGACCTTTGCGCCGGCCGCGGCCACGCAGCTGGTGCCAGACGCCTCGAAGGCGCGGGCCATGTCGCTGGTGCTGGCGGGCGTCTCCGCCGCCACGGTGCTCGGCGTGCCCGCGGGCTCGTTCCTCGGCACGCTGTTCGGCTGGCGCGCTTCCTTCGCGGTGACGGGCGCGCTAGCGGCCCTGGTGCTGGTGGTGCAGCTGTGGCTGCTGCCTGCGATACCGCCGGTGCGCGCCATCGGCGCGCGCGACCTGCTCACGCCGTTGACGCGGCGCATGGCCCAGGTCGGCCTGCTCGCGGTGCTGTTCTTCATTGCCGGCCACTTCGCGGCCTACACCTACCTGAAGCCGCTGCTGCAGCAGGTGTTCGGGCTGGCGCCGAACTCGGTCTCCACGCTGCTGCTGATGTACGGCGCGGTGGGCTTCATCGGCACCTTCATCGGCGGCAGCCTGATGGCCCGCAGCGTGCGCGGCACCACCCTGCTGGCGGCGCTGATGCTTGCGACGGCGCTGCTGCTGTCCACGGTGATCGGCAGCGGCTTCGCGGCCGGCGCGGTCGTGGTCTTCATCTGGGGCGTGGCCTTCGGCCTGATCCCGGTAGCGCTCACGGGCTGGATGATGGAGGCGGTGCCCGATGCACCCGAAGCCGGCCAGGCCCTGCTCGTGAGCGGCTTCCAGGTGGCGATTGCATCCGGCGCGCTGATCGGCGGCATCACGGTCGACAACTACGGCATCTCGAGCGCGATGGTGCTCAGCGGTGTGCTGGTGCTGATTGCCGCACTCATCGTCGCCACGCTGGGCCGCGCTCGCGGCGGTGCGGCGCTGGCTACTTCTTCGGCCCGGTAA